In Triticum urartu cultivar G1812 chromosome 6, Tu2.1, whole genome shotgun sequence, the following proteins share a genomic window:
- the LOC125516605 gene encoding uncharacterized protein LOC125516605: MRGIRLWGVLSGEVCCPPRPVPPVAPTPPTPPILPTDANQAAKDAAKLADEAAARAYDERVLAYEEALQTYQGALFVYTQWLDDDAHAAIVLTASVLPQFASEFLGLPTVFEMWTHLRQRYQPSGDALYLSVVRQEYALQQGDSTVDDFYAQSSAIWRQLDSLRSAGCRTCPCCQAVQANLEFRRVYEFLSRLRKEFEPRRAQLFARGHISLMEALSEIRAEETRLCGAGLLEVPSVLATRSSSTPPAAPTPSRSSAPPLLPTPSGGSGRPRPHCDYCNNDGHIESQCYTKRKHLRKARSSSSGTSSSTSTASAIALTEQDILRLKRLLAASGSSSTGTAGSVADASCTEQPPSTQSGTSPRVLDSGASFHMSSHSSTLSSLQLLDSPVHVFTADGTPLSVASRGNLTTRSYSVPDVAHTIARTLWLGLALAAVILRVFGSWTGFMFLPLPPPSPVPPLQSPPLLVPSSSGIIDLVICVVLGCRL, encoded by the exons ATGCGTGGCATCCGTCTCTGGGGTGTTCTTTCTGGCGAGGTCTGCTGTCCGCCACGTCCAGTTCCTCCGGTGGCCCCTACTCCGCCGACTCCACCGATTCTTCCTACGGATGCTAATCAGGCCGCCAAGGATGCGGCTAAGCTTGCTGATGAGGCTGCTGCTCGTGCTTATGATGAGAGGGTTTTGGCTTATGAGGAGGCTCTTCAGACGTATCAGGGTGCTCTGTTTGTTTACACCCAGTGGCTTGATGATGATGCTCATGCTGCAATTGTTCTCACTGCTAGTGTTCTGCCTCAGTTTGCTTCTGAGTTTCTGGGTCTTCCTACTGTCTTTGAGATGTGGACCCATCTTCGTCAGCGCTATCAGCCCTCTGGTGATGCCTTATACCTTTCTGTGGTCCGTCAGGAGTATGCTCTTCAGCAGGGTGACTCTACTGTTGATGACTTCTATGCACAGAGTTCTGCTATCTGGCGCCAACTTGATTCTCTCCGCAGTGCTGGTTGTCGTACTTGCCCCTGTTGCCAGGCTGTCCAGGCCAATTTGGAGTTTCGTCGCGTCTACGAGTTCCTGTCTCGGCTCCGTAAGGAGTTTGAGCCCCGGCGTGCTCAGTTGTTTGCTCGTGGCCATATTTCTCTCATGGAGGCGCTTTCTGAGATTCGTGCTGAGGAGACTCGCTTATGTGGTGCTGGTTTGCTGGAGGTTCCCTCTGTACTCGCTACTCGGTCTTCTTCCACGCCACCTGCTGCACCGACTCCTTCTCGCTCGAGTGCTCCGCCGCTCTTGCCCACTCCTTCTGGAGGCTCAGGTCGCCCCCGTCCACATTGTGATTACTGCAACAATGATGGTCATATTGAGTCCCAGTgctacacgaagaggaaacaccTGCGCAAGGCGCGATCAT cCTCTTCAGGGACTTCGTCATCTACCTCGACAGCTTCAGCCATTGCTTTGACTGAGCAGGATATTCTGAGACTTAAGCGTCTGCTCGCGGCTTCAGGTTCTTCCTCGACGGGTACTGCTGGTTCTGTGGCTGATGCTTCCTGCACTGAGCAACCGCCCTCTACACAGTCAGGTACATCCCCACGGGTTCTGGACTCTGGAGCTTCTTTTCATATGTCTTCTCATTCTTCCACTTTGTCCTCTCTTCAATTGCTGGATTCTCCTGTTCATGTCTTCACTGCTGATGGTACTCCACTTTCTGTTGCTAGTAGGGGAAATCTTACCACTCGTTCTTATTCTGTTCCTGATGTTGCTCAT ACCATCGCACGCACACTCTGGTTGGGGCTGGCCCTCGCCGCCGTGATTCTCAGGGTCTTTGGGAGTTGGACTGGCTTCATGTTCCTTCCGCTGCCACCACCATCGCCAGTACCTCCACTTCAGTCGCCTCCGTTACTGGTTCCTTCAAGCAGTGGCATCATCGACTTGGTCATCTGTGTGGTTCTTGGTTGTCGTCTTTAG
- the LOC125515716 gene encoding tyrosine-sulfated glycopeptide receptor 1-like: MQTLQFSNKTQSKKLHVPSFALALVLLISLASLTSSCSEQERGSLLQFLAGLLQDGGLAASWQNGTDCCKWEGITCRQDRTVTHVLLPFKGLEGNISRSLGILDRLQHLDLSHNSLSGALPLELVSSSSIKILDVSFNQLNGTLHELPSSAPPRPLQVLDISSNLFAGHFPSITTENLVTLNASNNSFTGQIPTQLCSTSPSLTVLELCFNEFSGSIPPSLGNCSRLRVLGAGYNNLSGVIPNELFYTTSLEYLSFPNNDLHGAIDGTNITNLRNLVTLDLGRNSFSGKIPVSIGQLKKLEELRLDDNNMSGELPSALSNCTNLITVDLKSNNFSGELTKVNFSHLPNLRTLDVFLNNFSGTIPDSIYSCSNLTALRLAGNNLSGQLSPQIANLKYLTFMSLTDNSFKNITNALHILKRCKNLTTLLIALNFRGEIMPKDDKIDGFENLQVLGMGGCELSGQIPHWISKLGNLQILVLSDNRLNGSIPAWIKTLSNLFYLDISNNSFTGRIPTAIMDMPMLKSEKSKAHLDPRVFELPVYSSPSRQYRVPTALPKVLDLSKNKFTGVIPLEIGQMKALLSLNFSFNHLTGHIPQSICNLTKLQVLDLSANNLTGEIPAALNSLHFLSAFNISNNDLKGPIPSGGQFNTFQNSSFDGNPELCGSVLAHKCGSASTPLISPKQRNKKAIFGIAFGVFFGGIAILLLLGRLFVSIRMKGVTATSQRGNNGDVDASSFYSSSEKTLVVMWMPQGNGEENKLKFSDILKATNNFDKENIIGCGGYGLVYKAELPDGSKVAIKKLHDEMCLMEREFRAEVDALSTTQHQNLVPLWGYCIQGNSRLLIYSYMENGSLDDWLHNRDDDVSSCFDWPTWLKIAQGASLGLSYIHEVCNPQIVHRDIKCSNILLDKEFKAYVADFGLARLILSNKTHVTTELVGTMGYIPPEYGQAWVATLRGDIYSFGVVLLELLTGMRPLPILSTSKELVPWVLEMRSEGKQAEVLDPTIRGTGNEEQMLKVLEVACKCVNHNQFMRPTIMDVVSCLASIDAEHRCKDQS, from the coding sequence ATGCAGACGCTCCAGTTTTCAAACAAGACACAGAGCAAGAAATTGCACGTGCCTTCATTTGCCCTTGCCCTTGTGCTGCTCATCTCCTTGGCCTCTCTCACCAGCTCCTGCAGCGAGCAGGAGAGGGGCTCCCTTCTCCAGTTCCTCGCCGGGCTCTTGCAAGACGGTGGACTCGCTGCTTCATGGCAGAACGGCACGGATTGCTGCAAGTGGGAAGGGATCACCTGCAGGCAAGATAGGACGGTCACCCATGTCTTGCTGCCTTTTAAGGGTCTCGAGGGGAACATCTCACGGTCCCTTGGGATCCTCGACAGGCTGCAGCACCTTGATCTCTCTCACAACTCGCTGTCCGGTGCTCTGCCGTTGGAATTGGTGTCGTCCAGCAGCATCAAAATCCTTGATGTCAGCTTTAACCAGCTCAATGGAACACTCCACGAGTTGCCTTCTTCGGCCCCTCCCCGACCTCTCCAGGTACTGGACATCTCAAGCAACTTATTTGCAGGACACTTTCCATCCATCACGACGGAGAATCTGGTCACACTCAATGCCAGCAATAACAGCTTTACTGGGCAGATACCAACTCAACTCTGTAGTACCTCACCATCCCTCACTGTGCTTGAACTGTGTTTCAACGAATTCAGTGGCAGCATCCCCCCAAGTCTTGGTAATTGCTCCAGGCTGAGAGTGCTCGGGGCTGGATACAACAACCTCAGTGGAGTAATCCCAAATGAACTCTTCTACACAACATCATTGGAGTACCTGTCATTTCCTAACAACGATTTACATGGAGCTATCGATGGTACAAACATAACCAACCTCAGAAATCTTGTAACCCTTGATCTTGGAAGGAACAGCTTCAGCGGCAAGATTCCAGTTTCTATAGGACAGCTCAAGAAATTGGAGGAGCTCCGTTTGGACGACAACAACATGTCAGGGGAGCTGCCATCTGCTCTGAGCAACTGCACAAATCTGATAACAGTTGACCTCAAGAGCAATAATTTCAGCGGAGAACTTACAAAGGTCAATTTTTCCCACCTTCCCAATCTAAGAACATTAGATGTTTTCTTGAACAACTTCAGCGGCACAATTCCAGATAGCATATACTCTTGCAGCAATCTGACAGCACTGCGGCTAGCTGGCAACAATTTATCTGGGCAGCTTTCTCCACAAATAGCCAATCTGAAGTACCTCACCTTCATGTCACTTACTGACAATTCTTTCAAAAATATCACAAATGCACTTCACATCCTTAAGAGATGCAAGAACCTCACCACCCTGCTTATTGCACTCAACTTCAGGGGAGAGATCATGCCAAAGGATGACAAAATTGATGGTTTTGAGAATCTTCAGGTTTTGGGTATGGGAGGATGCGAATTGTCTGGCCAAATACCACACTGGATATCAAAGCTAGGAAATTTACAAATATTAGTATTGTCTGACAATCGGCTCAATGGGTCAATACCAGCCTGGATCAAAACCCTAAGCAACCTGTTCTATCTGGACATATCAAACAATAGCTTCACCGGGAGGATTCCAACAGCAATTATGGATATGCCAATGCTGAAGTCAGAGAAGAGTAAAGCCCATTTAGACCCAAGGGTATTTGAGCTACCTGTTTATAGTAGTCCATCACGACAATACCGTGTACCCACTGCTTTGCCTAAAGTCCTGGATCTAAGCAAGAACAAATTCACTGGTGTGATCCCCCTGGAGATCGGTCAGATGAAAGCCCTTCTTTCACTCAATTTCAGCTTCAACCACTTGACAGGACACATCCCACAATCAATATGCAATCTCACAAAACTGCAGGTGTTGGACTTGTCGGCCAACAATCTGACAGGTGAAATCCCAGCTGCATTAAACAGCCTGCACTTTCTTTCAGCATTCAACATTTCGAACAATGACCTCAAAGGGCCTATTCCATCTGGAGGCCAGTTTAATACATTTCAGAATTCTAGCTTCGACGGGAATCCGGAGCTCTGTGGTTCTGTACTCGCTCATAAATGTGGTTCAGCTTCAACCCCTCTAATCTCCCCAAAACAACGAAATAAGAAGGCCATTTTTGGAATTGCATTTGGTGTGTTCTTTGGAGGCATTGCTATTCTTTTGTTGCTGGGGCGTCTCTTTGTCTCAATCAGGATGAAGGGTGTTACAGCAACAAGTCAAAGGGGGAATAATGGAGACGTTGATGCATCTTCATTTTACTCCAGTTCAGAGAAAACATTAGTAGTGATGTGGATGCCACAAGGCAATGGAGAAGAAAACAAGCTCAAATTCAGTGACATTTTGAAAGCCACGAACAACTTTGATAAGGAAAACATTATTGGATGCGGAGGTTATGGATTAGTCTACAAGGCAGAACTACCTGATGGCTCCAAGGTGGCAATTAAAAAGCTCCATGATGAAATGTGTCTGATGGAAAGGGAGTTCAGGGCAGAGGTTGATGCACTCTCCACGACACAACATCAAAATCTTGTACCACTATGGGGTTACTGCATCCAGGGAAACTCAAGGCTCCTCATATATTCCTACATGGAGAATGGCAGCCTAGATGATTGGCTTCATAACAGGGATGATGATGTTAGCTCATGTTTTGACTGGCCAACTTGGCTCAAGATCGCACAAGGAGCAAGCCTGGGACTTTCTTATATCCATGAAGTCTGCAACCCTCAAATTGTCCATCGAGACATCAAATGCAGTAATATCCTACTGGACAAAGAATTTAAAGCTTATGTTGCAGATTTTGGGCTAGCCAGATTGATCCTTTCCAACAAAACTCATGTCACAACTGAGCTAGTCGGCACGATGGGTTACATTCCCCCGGAGTATGGGCAGGCATGGGTTGCTACATTGAGAGGCGACATCTACAGTTTCGGAGTAGTCTTGCTTGAGCTGCTTACTGGAATGCGGCCTCTTCCAATCCTATCCACATCAAAAGAACTTGTCCCATGGGTGCTGGAGATGAGGTCTGAGGGAAAGCAGGCTGAGGTCCTGGATCCAACCATTCGAGGCACAGGAAATGAAGAGCAAATGCTGAAGGTGCTTGAAGTCGCTTGCAAATGTGTCAACCACAATCAATTCATGAGGCCAACGATCATGGATGTAGTCTCTTGCCTGGCCAGTATAGACGCTGAGCACAGATGCAAAGATCAGTCATGA